A DNA window from Vigna angularis cultivar LongXiaoDou No.4 chromosome 1, ASM1680809v1, whole genome shotgun sequence contains the following coding sequences:
- the LOC108339337 gene encoding zinc finger CCCH domain-containing protein 38, whose amino-acid sequence MGFSNEESFSGGRCSNKDGIVVSKDDRVSDAQNTDGSNKMELSPVNEDLKNKYSQSPKTGCSRSDRSSSPSPNSSPSRSRSRSPRNFRWDSRTSDRCGMRAACRYFPYGKCRRGSKCLFLHGDNKKIDDSRVSSRRQDGSLLYSSPSGRSKGTCINYANGRCRMGESCKYMHHENSSKFNKTSMDESTGEMEIDRRCRGSSFEEGGRNQRSDIPCKFYPFGNCRYGKDCRFSHDRQASGSPSRGFKDDLLRSSDGDQALDRPESSEVSLHGKLMDDGEDLDGSVAGADNKKGIMVDPEPGFNTLPVGDERGHSLDKNTVHGESTFSSEVKEAKSDSSNVHTCQSVGNEKMSHNWNYGVTSPIPIKEEHEQSKQQVTPEQVIHQNVNVSHSSSCEEVGQSQLAPSTVPPSVRTIESVQNQEVFAEKKQTSGANMDANIPQVGSGNAPIENVTREERLAQLTNLSVSLLQILGAILHLPQIFAPSVSLDAKSTPFQSKTEESGNPVSITSTKPGPAVRLLKPRDPRRKFRESMIVNEKKVVPTISPSQNITEDTAEIPSLLSDSQQHFDESKKSAFSEEQLVKSEHSIELQKGKNVEDSNEKNKMVAEGKPNSSTCEPEDAKTVKDVKGIDAFKFELVEFVKELLDPTWKCGKIKKEDYKAIVKKVADKVTDTVQPPYIPQTKEQIDRYLSISKTKIDKLVQAYVEKFQKA is encoded by the exons ATGGGATTTTCAAACGAGGAATCTTTTTCTGGAGGAAGGTGTTCAAATAAGGATGGCATTGTTGTGAGTAAAGATGACAGAGTTTCAGATGCGCAAAACACTGATGGAAGTAACAAAATGGAATTGTCACCTGTAAatgaagatttaaaaaataagtacaGTCAATCCCCAAAAACTGGTTGCAGTAGGTCAGACAG AAGTAGTAGCCCAAGCCCAAATAGTAGCCCAAGccggagcaggagcaggagcccTCGTAATTTTAGGTGGGATTCAAGAACCAGTGATAGATGTGGAATGAGAGCAGCATGTAGATATTTTCCTTATGGGAAATGCAGAAGAGGAAGTAAATGTCTCTTCCTTCACGgtgacaataaaaaaattgatgacaGCAGGGTAAGTTCACGCAGGCAAGATGGATCTCTCTTATATTCTAGTCCAAGTGGAAGATCTAAAGGAACTTGTATAAACTATGCAAATGGAAGGTGTAGAATGGGAGAATCATGCAAGTATATGCATCATGAAAATTCTAGCAAGTTCAATAAAACTTCTATGGATGAATCGACTGGGGAAATGGAAATTGATAGAAGGTGCAGAGGGAGTTCTTTCGAAGAAGGTGGTAGAAACCAGAGAAGTGACATTCCTTGCAAATTTTATCCATTTGGGAATTGTCGATATGGTAAAGATTGTAGATTTTCTCATGATAGGCAAGCAAGTGGGAGCCCAAGTAGAGGCTTCAAGGATGACTTGTTAAGGAGCAGCGATGGAGATCAGGCTTTGGATAGGCCAGAATCAAGTGAAGTTAGTCTCCATGGAAAGCTAATGGATGATGGAGAGGATTTAGATGGTAGTGTGGCTGGTGCAGATAACAAAAAAGGAATTATGGTTGACCCAGAACCTGGATTTAATACTTTGCCCGTTGGTGATGAACGGGGCCATAGCTTAGACAAGAACACAGTGCATGGTGAATCAACATTTTCAAGTGAAGTGAAGGAGGCCAAAAGTGATAGTTCCAACGTTCACACTTGTCAGTCAGTAGGAAATGAAAAAATGTCTCATAATTGGAATTATGGTGTGACATCTCCCATCCCTATTAAAGAAGAGCATGAGCAGAGTAAGCAACAAGTTACTCCAg AACAAGTAATTCATCAGAATGTAAATGTTTCGCATTCTTCAAGCTGTGAGGAAGTTGGACAAAGTCAATTAGCACCTTCCACTGTTCCTCCAAGTGTGAGAACTATTGAAAGTGTGCAGAACCAGGAAGTGTTTGCTGAGAAAAAACAGACAAGTGGGGCAAATATGGATGCAAATATACCACAAGTTGGTTCAGGTAATGCTCCAATTGAAAACGTGACAAGGGAAGAGCGACTAGCTCAACTTACTAATCTTTCAGTCTCTCTGTTACAAATCCTGGGAGCCATTCTGCATCTCCCACAAATTTTTGCTCCTTCTGTTTCTTTAGATGCAAAGAGCACTCCCTTCCAAAGCAAAACTGAAGAGTCAGGTAACCCTGTTTCCATAACATCCACCAAACCAGGTCCTGCTGTTAGACTCCTAAAGCCGCGAGATCCAAGACGTAAGTTTAGAGAGTCGATgattgttaatgaaaaaaaggTGGTCCCCACCATTTCTCCAAGTCAAAATATCACAGAAGATACAGCAGAAATTCCATCATTGTTATCTGATTCACAACAACACTTTGATGAGTCTAAAAAGTCTGCCTTTTCAGAAGAACAGCTTGTCAAGAGTGAACATTCAATTGAGTTGCAGAAAGGTAAAAATGTTGAGGATAGTAACGAGAAAAACAAAATGGTAGCTGAAGGAAAGCCAAATTCTTCTACATGTGAACCTGAGGACGCCAAGACAGTGAAGGATGTGAAAGGAATTGATgcatttaaatttgaattggtTGAGTTCGTTAAGGAGCTTTTAGATCCAACATGGAAatgtggaaaaataaaaaaagaagattaTAAAGCAATTGTGAAGAAAGTTGCTGACAAAGTTACTGATACAGTGCAGCCGCCATATATTCCTCAGACAAAAGAGCAAATTGACCGTTATTTATCAATATCAAAAACAAAGATTGACAAACTTGTACAG GCATATGTGGAAAAGTTTCAGAAGGCTTAG